One window of the Camelina sativa cultivar DH55 chromosome 1, Cs, whole genome shotgun sequence genome contains the following:
- the LOC104779880 gene encoding uncharacterized protein LOC104779880 isoform X2 translates to MLMSRMMMMIMILILRPLQFGLEINLRESCSSNLLLMADRRLGYRSMGRRGRPKMQSGTCNVCSAPCSSCMHRNAGFTGSKSDESSDENSHGVLVSECSFNGDDRFRSSGVNSNHDTSSSENAERQGKVVKETTGAKTNKDNQNNSFIESSTHSGPMVGKSGENVPSNKADESNTSAMSESESEGADSEMLELDVKVCDICGDAGREDLLAICSRCSDGAEHTYCMRVMLKKVPKGDWLCEECKFAEEAKKKKLETKGKSESAVNLSTQSSSKRHIDKFEAAPDSKRLAVEAPTGAPKRSVLPRSSTLSRETSFKGLEKPTRKLAHHSSFNSHSSDDLESTRSPDSQLRSPKGSFLKSNSFNSSSSRPKVRPVDDVMLPRQKTGKDNCSLDVSRNVGKSMSNRCIDVGSSSCYDSKVNGTKPLKDRSIEANPSASTIDQKLISRGRSSSSYAKSPRDLKDLESDGQQGRLTKQARHLSRNRLEDIVASVGDSSTNEKCSSSEAKYKNELANVDGFPRPREVREAGEKSKDAVGNHQTLNIREDNNKGNRLRAAVDAALRKKPSFSKGRGLEQSDLPSVSNVDSGCDKALRNMSSKVPVIRDWPVGFKGLPGGHPNLRTDKQTIAVNGTQSLAGADAMAASQSVVPEVHVPSIKPVMRDLPVAAPAVLSTTSAIPEPEYIWQGDLEVQKSRNLSTMHNGMQAYLSTLASPKVVEVVNQFPVKLTLNEVPRLSAWPAQFQDIGAKEQHVALFFFAKDIKSYEKNYKPLVDNMIQKDLALKGNLEGVELLIFASNHLPRDCQRWNMLYFLWGVFRGRKQSCSNPLKGKVCSAIQKEKALSVSYGDCGADEETEEGEIGLSPQLKDEKTSGPRTVNSSDLKQKVDLDNLNKERLCDGPLNKKLKTVTGVESGCSIFRRDTFGNEFASRKSCAGPCEEEKKIIKKNPDATERIVFPLELNDGKEDDDEMTDNIPEHLAVTTTNGEE, encoded by the exons ATGCTAATgtcgaggatgatgatgatgataatgattttgattttgagaccTCTACAAT TTGGATTAGAAATCAATTTGCGAGAGTCGTGCTCATCAAATTTGTTGTTAATG GCTGATAGAAGACTTGGTTATCGCTCCATGGGTCGCAGAGGTCGTCCTAAAATGCAGTCTGGAACTTGTAATGTCTGCTCTGCTCCTTGTTCATCTTGCATGCACCGTAATGCGGGCTTTACCGGTTCAAAGTCGGATGAGTCATCAGATGAAAACTCCCATGGTGTACTGGTGAGCGAGTGTTCTTTCAACGGGGATGATCGTTTCCGTTCTTCTGGGGTTAATTCCAATCATGATACTTCTTCATCTGAGAATGCTGAGA GGCAGGGAAAAGTCGTCAAGGAAACTACAGGAGCAAAGACTAACAAAGACAACCAGAACAATTCTTTCATTGAGAGTTCTACGCATTCAGGACCAATGGTTGGGAAGTCAGGAGAAAATGTTCCCTCCAATAAGGCAGACGAATCAAACACATCAGCCATgtctgagagtgagagtgaggGTGCTGATTCTGAAATGCTGGAACTTGAT GTAAAAGTATGTGATATTTGCGGAGATGCGGGTCGTGAGGATTTGCTTGCTATCTGCAGCAGATGCAGTGATGGTGCAGAACACAC CTATTGCATGCGAGTAATGCTTAAAAAAGTTCCTAAGGGTGATTGGCTTTGTGAAGAATGCAAGTTTGCTGAGgaagcaaaaaagaagaagctag AAACCAAGGGAAAAAGTGAAAGTGCAGTAAATTTGAGTACACAAAGCTCCAGCAAAAGGCACATAGACAAATTTGAGGCAGCTCCAGATTCTAAAAGATTGGCGGTTGAGGCTCCAACAGGGGCACCCAAGAGATCTGTTCTTCCCAGATCGTCCACTTTATCCCGAGAAACGTCATTTAAGGGCTTAGAGAAGCCAACGAGAAAGCTAGCTCATCACTCATCTTTCAACAGCCACTCCAGTGATGACTTAGAAAGCACACGATCTCCTGACTCGCAGCTACGGTCCCCTAAAG GTTCATTTTTGAAGTCCAATTCGTTTAATTCTTCGAGCTCTAGACCAAAAGTGAGACCAGTTGATGATGTTATGCTTCCCCGACAGAAGACTGGGAAAGACAATTGTTCCCTTGATGTTTCTAGAAATGTAGGCAAATCAATGTCAAATAGATGTATAGACGTAGGGAGCTCTAGTTGTTACGACTCAAAAGTTAATGGTACAAAGCCACTGAAAGATCGGAGCATAGAAGCTAACCCTTCAGCATCCACAATCGATCAGAAACTAATTTCACGTGGCCGTTCGTCCAGTTCATATGCAAAAAGTCCCCGTGATTTGAAGGATTTGGAGTCTGATGGTCAACAAGGTAGATTGACAAAGCAAGCCAGACATCTAAGTCGAAATCGTCTAGAAGATATAGTTGCTTCTG TGGGAGATTCATCTACGAATGAAAAGTGCAGTTCAAGTGAAGcgaaatataaaaatgaactGGCAAATGTAGATGGTTTTCCCCGGCCTAGGGAAGTCAGAGAGGCGGGGGAGAAAAGCAAAGATGCTGTTGGTAATCACCAAACGCTAAATATTAGGGAGGATAATAATAAGGGCAATAGGTTGCGAGCAGCGGTTGATGCTGCTCTGCGTAAAAAACCCAGCTTTAGCAAAGGCAGAGGGTTGGAGCAATCTGATTTGCCTTCAGTGTCTAATGTGGATTCTGGTTGTGATAAGGCTTTAAGAAATATGTCCTCAAAGGTGCCGGTCATAAGAGATTGGCCTGTGGGATTCAAAGGATTGCCAGGAGGGCATCCAAATTTACGGACAGACAAGCAGACAATTGCAGTAAATGGAACGCAGTCACTCGCTGGTGCTGATGCAATGGCTGCTTCCCAATCTGTTGTGCCCGAAGTTCATGTTCCTTCTATAAAACCTGTCATGAGAGATTTGCCTGTGGCTGCCCCAGCTGTTCTGTCGACAACCTCAGCCATCCCAGAGCCTGAGTACATTTGGCA AGGAGACTTGGAGGTCCAGAAAAGCAGAAATTTATCAACAATGCATAACGGAATGCAAGCATACCTTTCAACCTTAGCATCACCTAAGGTTGTTGAAGTGGTGAACCAATTTCCTGTAAAACTTACCTTGAATGAAGTACCCAGGCTCAGTGCATGGCCTGCACAATTTCAAGATATAGGTGCTAAGGAACAGCATGTggctcttttcttctttgccaAGGACATTAAGAG TTATGAGAAAAATTATAAGCCCTTGGTAGACAACATGATCCAGAAAGATTTGGCCCTAAAGGGAAACCTCGAGGGTGTTGAGCTTTTGATTTTTGCCTCCAACCATCTTCCTCGGGATTGCCAGC GCTGGAACATGTTATATTTCCTTTGGGGTGTATTCCGAGGAAGAAAACAGAGTTGCTCTAATCCACTCAAGGGTAAAGTGTGCAGTGCCATTCAAAAGGAGAAGGCATTATCTGTATCATATGGAGATTGTGGAGCGGATGAAGAAACCGAGGAAGGAGAGATAGGTCTTAGCCCACAATTGAAGGATGAGAAGACGTCAG GGCCTAGGACAGTGAATTCCTCCGATCTGAAGCAGAAAGTGGACTTGGATAATCTCAATAAAGAAAGGTTGTGTGACGGTCCATTGAATAAAAAGCTGAAGACAGTTACAGGAGTAGAAAGTGGATGTAGTATTTTCAGGAGGGATACATTTGGCAATGAATTTGCTTCAAGAAAATCTTGTGCTGGTCCCTGCGAGGAGGAGAAAAAGATCATCAAGAAGAATCCTGATGCAACGGAAAGGATTGTGTTCCCTTTAGAACTGAATGatggaaaagaagatgatgatgaaatgaCAGACAATATCCCAGAGCACTTGGCAGTGACAACAACAAATGGAGAGGAGTAA
- the LOC104779880 gene encoding dentin sialophosphoprotein-like isoform X4, with protein MLMSRMMMMIMILILRPLQFGLEINLRESCSSNLLLMADRRLGYRSMGRRGRPKMQSGTCNVCSAPCSSCMHRNAGFTGSKSDESSDENSHGVLVSECSFNGDDRFRSSGVNSNHDTSSSENAESKEFITSSDISHGPLFDGSRKVQDSMKLDKAKNILGQGKVVKETTGAKTNKDNQNNSFIESSTHSGPMVGKSGENVPSNKADESNTSAMSESESEGADSEMLELDVKVCDICGDAGREDLLAICSRCSDGAEHTYCMRVMLKKVPKGDWLCEECKFAEEAKKKKLETKGKSESAVNLSTQSSSKRHIDKFEAAPDSKRLAVEAPTGAPKRSVLPRSSTLSRETSFKGLEKPTRKLAHHSSFNSHSSDDLESTRSPDSQLRSPKGSFLKSNSFNSSSSRPKVRPVDDVMLPRQKTGKDNCSLDVSRNVGKSMSNRCIDVGSSSCYDSKVNGTKPLKDRSIEANPSASTIDQKLISRGRSSSSYAKSPRDLKDLESDGQQGRLTKQARHLSRNRLEDIVASVGDSSTNEKCSSSEAKYKNELANVDGFPRPREVREAGEKSKDAVGNHQTLNIREDNNKGNRLRAAVDAALRKKPSFSKGRGLEQSDLPSVSNVDSGCDKALRNMSSKVPVIRDWPVGFKGLPGGHPNLRTDKQTIAVNGTQSLAGADAMAASQSVVPEVHVPSIKPVMRDLPVAAPAVLSTTSAIPEPEYIWQGDLEVQKSRNLSTMHNGMQAYLSTLASPKVVEVVNQFPVKLTLNEVPRLSAWPAQFQDIGAKEQHVALFFFAKDIKSYEKNYKPLVDNMIQKDLALKGNLEGVELLIFASNHLPRDCQPAMALLS; from the exons ATGCTAATgtcgaggatgatgatgatgataatgattttgattttgagaccTCTACAAT TTGGATTAGAAATCAATTTGCGAGAGTCGTGCTCATCAAATTTGTTGTTAATG GCTGATAGAAGACTTGGTTATCGCTCCATGGGTCGCAGAGGTCGTCCTAAAATGCAGTCTGGAACTTGTAATGTCTGCTCTGCTCCTTGTTCATCTTGCATGCACCGTAATGCGGGCTTTACCGGTTCAAAGTCGGATGAGTCATCAGATGAAAACTCCCATGGTGTACTGGTGAGCGAGTGTTCTTTCAACGGGGATGATCGTTTCCGTTCTTCTGGGGTTAATTCCAATCATGATACTTCTTCATCTGAGAATGCTGAGAGTAAGGAATTTATAACATCTTCTGATATATCCCATGGCCCACTTTTTGATGGGTCTCGCAAAGTTCAAGATTCCATGAAGTTAGATAAGGCCAAAAACATTCTAGGGCAGGGAAAAGTCGTCAAGGAAACTACAGGAGCAAAGACTAACAAAGACAACCAGAACAATTCTTTCATTGAGAGTTCTACGCATTCAGGACCAATGGTTGGGAAGTCAGGAGAAAATGTTCCCTCCAATAAGGCAGACGAATCAAACACATCAGCCATgtctgagagtgagagtgaggGTGCTGATTCTGAAATGCTGGAACTTGAT GTAAAAGTATGTGATATTTGCGGAGATGCGGGTCGTGAGGATTTGCTTGCTATCTGCAGCAGATGCAGTGATGGTGCAGAACACAC CTATTGCATGCGAGTAATGCTTAAAAAAGTTCCTAAGGGTGATTGGCTTTGTGAAGAATGCAAGTTTGCTGAGgaagcaaaaaagaagaagctag AAACCAAGGGAAAAAGTGAAAGTGCAGTAAATTTGAGTACACAAAGCTCCAGCAAAAGGCACATAGACAAATTTGAGGCAGCTCCAGATTCTAAAAGATTGGCGGTTGAGGCTCCAACAGGGGCACCCAAGAGATCTGTTCTTCCCAGATCGTCCACTTTATCCCGAGAAACGTCATTTAAGGGCTTAGAGAAGCCAACGAGAAAGCTAGCTCATCACTCATCTTTCAACAGCCACTCCAGTGATGACTTAGAAAGCACACGATCTCCTGACTCGCAGCTACGGTCCCCTAAAG GTTCATTTTTGAAGTCCAATTCGTTTAATTCTTCGAGCTCTAGACCAAAAGTGAGACCAGTTGATGATGTTATGCTTCCCCGACAGAAGACTGGGAAAGACAATTGTTCCCTTGATGTTTCTAGAAATGTAGGCAAATCAATGTCAAATAGATGTATAGACGTAGGGAGCTCTAGTTGTTACGACTCAAAAGTTAATGGTACAAAGCCACTGAAAGATCGGAGCATAGAAGCTAACCCTTCAGCATCCACAATCGATCAGAAACTAATTTCACGTGGCCGTTCGTCCAGTTCATATGCAAAAAGTCCCCGTGATTTGAAGGATTTGGAGTCTGATGGTCAACAAGGTAGATTGACAAAGCAAGCCAGACATCTAAGTCGAAATCGTCTAGAAGATATAGTTGCTTCTG TGGGAGATTCATCTACGAATGAAAAGTGCAGTTCAAGTGAAGcgaaatataaaaatgaactGGCAAATGTAGATGGTTTTCCCCGGCCTAGGGAAGTCAGAGAGGCGGGGGAGAAAAGCAAAGATGCTGTTGGTAATCACCAAACGCTAAATATTAGGGAGGATAATAATAAGGGCAATAGGTTGCGAGCAGCGGTTGATGCTGCTCTGCGTAAAAAACCCAGCTTTAGCAAAGGCAGAGGGTTGGAGCAATCTGATTTGCCTTCAGTGTCTAATGTGGATTCTGGTTGTGATAAGGCTTTAAGAAATATGTCCTCAAAGGTGCCGGTCATAAGAGATTGGCCTGTGGGATTCAAAGGATTGCCAGGAGGGCATCCAAATTTACGGACAGACAAGCAGACAATTGCAGTAAATGGAACGCAGTCACTCGCTGGTGCTGATGCAATGGCTGCTTCCCAATCTGTTGTGCCCGAAGTTCATGTTCCTTCTATAAAACCTGTCATGAGAGATTTGCCTGTGGCTGCCCCAGCTGTTCTGTCGACAACCTCAGCCATCCCAGAGCCTGAGTACATTTGGCA AGGAGACTTGGAGGTCCAGAAAAGCAGAAATTTATCAACAATGCATAACGGAATGCAAGCATACCTTTCAACCTTAGCATCACCTAAGGTTGTTGAAGTGGTGAACCAATTTCCTGTAAAACTTACCTTGAATGAAGTACCCAGGCTCAGTGCATGGCCTGCACAATTTCAAGATATAGGTGCTAAGGAACAGCATGTggctcttttcttctttgccaAGGACATTAAGAG TTATGAGAAAAATTATAAGCCCTTGGTAGACAACATGATCCAGAAAGATTTGGCCCTAAAGGGAAACCTCGAGGGTGTTGAGCTTTTGATTTTTGCCTCCAACCATCTTCCTCGGGATTGCCAGC CAGCTATGGCTCTTCTGTCATAA
- the LOC104779880 gene encoding uncharacterized protein LOC104779880 isoform X1 gives MLMSRMMMMIMILILRPLQFGLEINLRESCSSNLLLMADRRLGYRSMGRRGRPKMQSGTCNVCSAPCSSCMHRNAGFTGSKSDESSDENSHGVLVSECSFNGDDRFRSSGVNSNHDTSSSENAESKEFITSSDISHGPLFDGSRKVQDSMKLDKAKNILGQGKVVKETTGAKTNKDNQNNSFIESSTHSGPMVGKSGENVPSNKADESNTSAMSESESEGADSEMLELDVKVCDICGDAGREDLLAICSRCSDGAEHTYCMRVMLKKVPKGDWLCEECKFAEEAKKKKLETKGKSESAVNLSTQSSSKRHIDKFEAAPDSKRLAVEAPTGAPKRSVLPRSSTLSRETSFKGLEKPTRKLAHHSSFNSHSSDDLESTRSPDSQLRSPKGSFLKSNSFNSSSSRPKVRPVDDVMLPRQKTGKDNCSLDVSRNVGKSMSNRCIDVGSSSCYDSKVNGTKPLKDRSIEANPSASTIDQKLISRGRSSSSYAKSPRDLKDLESDGQQGRLTKQARHLSRNRLEDIVASVGDSSTNEKCSSSEAKYKNELANVDGFPRPREVREAGEKSKDAVGNHQTLNIREDNNKGNRLRAAVDAALRKKPSFSKGRGLEQSDLPSVSNVDSGCDKALRNMSSKVPVIRDWPVGFKGLPGGHPNLRTDKQTIAVNGTQSLAGADAMAASQSVVPEVHVPSIKPVMRDLPVAAPAVLSTTSAIPEPEYIWQGDLEVQKSRNLSTMHNGMQAYLSTLASPKVVEVVNQFPVKLTLNEVPRLSAWPAQFQDIGAKEQHVALFFFAKDIKSYEKNYKPLVDNMIQKDLALKGNLEGVELLIFASNHLPRDCQRWNMLYFLWGVFRGRKQSCSNPLKGKVCSAIQKEKALSVSYGDCGADEETEEGEIGLSPQLKDEKTSGPRTVNSSDLKQKVDLDNLNKERLCDGPLNKKLKTVTGVESGCSIFRRDTFGNEFASRKSCAGPCEEEKKIIKKNPDATERIVFPLELNDGKEDDDEMTDNIPEHLAVTTTNGEE, from the exons ATGCTAATgtcgaggatgatgatgatgataatgattttgattttgagaccTCTACAAT TTGGATTAGAAATCAATTTGCGAGAGTCGTGCTCATCAAATTTGTTGTTAATG GCTGATAGAAGACTTGGTTATCGCTCCATGGGTCGCAGAGGTCGTCCTAAAATGCAGTCTGGAACTTGTAATGTCTGCTCTGCTCCTTGTTCATCTTGCATGCACCGTAATGCGGGCTTTACCGGTTCAAAGTCGGATGAGTCATCAGATGAAAACTCCCATGGTGTACTGGTGAGCGAGTGTTCTTTCAACGGGGATGATCGTTTCCGTTCTTCTGGGGTTAATTCCAATCATGATACTTCTTCATCTGAGAATGCTGAGAGTAAGGAATTTATAACATCTTCTGATATATCCCATGGCCCACTTTTTGATGGGTCTCGCAAAGTTCAAGATTCCATGAAGTTAGATAAGGCCAAAAACATTCTAGGGCAGGGAAAAGTCGTCAAGGAAACTACAGGAGCAAAGACTAACAAAGACAACCAGAACAATTCTTTCATTGAGAGTTCTACGCATTCAGGACCAATGGTTGGGAAGTCAGGAGAAAATGTTCCCTCCAATAAGGCAGACGAATCAAACACATCAGCCATgtctgagagtgagagtgaggGTGCTGATTCTGAAATGCTGGAACTTGAT GTAAAAGTATGTGATATTTGCGGAGATGCGGGTCGTGAGGATTTGCTTGCTATCTGCAGCAGATGCAGTGATGGTGCAGAACACAC CTATTGCATGCGAGTAATGCTTAAAAAAGTTCCTAAGGGTGATTGGCTTTGTGAAGAATGCAAGTTTGCTGAGgaagcaaaaaagaagaagctag AAACCAAGGGAAAAAGTGAAAGTGCAGTAAATTTGAGTACACAAAGCTCCAGCAAAAGGCACATAGACAAATTTGAGGCAGCTCCAGATTCTAAAAGATTGGCGGTTGAGGCTCCAACAGGGGCACCCAAGAGATCTGTTCTTCCCAGATCGTCCACTTTATCCCGAGAAACGTCATTTAAGGGCTTAGAGAAGCCAACGAGAAAGCTAGCTCATCACTCATCTTTCAACAGCCACTCCAGTGATGACTTAGAAAGCACACGATCTCCTGACTCGCAGCTACGGTCCCCTAAAG GTTCATTTTTGAAGTCCAATTCGTTTAATTCTTCGAGCTCTAGACCAAAAGTGAGACCAGTTGATGATGTTATGCTTCCCCGACAGAAGACTGGGAAAGACAATTGTTCCCTTGATGTTTCTAGAAATGTAGGCAAATCAATGTCAAATAGATGTATAGACGTAGGGAGCTCTAGTTGTTACGACTCAAAAGTTAATGGTACAAAGCCACTGAAAGATCGGAGCATAGAAGCTAACCCTTCAGCATCCACAATCGATCAGAAACTAATTTCACGTGGCCGTTCGTCCAGTTCATATGCAAAAAGTCCCCGTGATTTGAAGGATTTGGAGTCTGATGGTCAACAAGGTAGATTGACAAAGCAAGCCAGACATCTAAGTCGAAATCGTCTAGAAGATATAGTTGCTTCTG TGGGAGATTCATCTACGAATGAAAAGTGCAGTTCAAGTGAAGcgaaatataaaaatgaactGGCAAATGTAGATGGTTTTCCCCGGCCTAGGGAAGTCAGAGAGGCGGGGGAGAAAAGCAAAGATGCTGTTGGTAATCACCAAACGCTAAATATTAGGGAGGATAATAATAAGGGCAATAGGTTGCGAGCAGCGGTTGATGCTGCTCTGCGTAAAAAACCCAGCTTTAGCAAAGGCAGAGGGTTGGAGCAATCTGATTTGCCTTCAGTGTCTAATGTGGATTCTGGTTGTGATAAGGCTTTAAGAAATATGTCCTCAAAGGTGCCGGTCATAAGAGATTGGCCTGTGGGATTCAAAGGATTGCCAGGAGGGCATCCAAATTTACGGACAGACAAGCAGACAATTGCAGTAAATGGAACGCAGTCACTCGCTGGTGCTGATGCAATGGCTGCTTCCCAATCTGTTGTGCCCGAAGTTCATGTTCCTTCTATAAAACCTGTCATGAGAGATTTGCCTGTGGCTGCCCCAGCTGTTCTGTCGACAACCTCAGCCATCCCAGAGCCTGAGTACATTTGGCA AGGAGACTTGGAGGTCCAGAAAAGCAGAAATTTATCAACAATGCATAACGGAATGCAAGCATACCTTTCAACCTTAGCATCACCTAAGGTTGTTGAAGTGGTGAACCAATTTCCTGTAAAACTTACCTTGAATGAAGTACCCAGGCTCAGTGCATGGCCTGCACAATTTCAAGATATAGGTGCTAAGGAACAGCATGTggctcttttcttctttgccaAGGACATTAAGAG TTATGAGAAAAATTATAAGCCCTTGGTAGACAACATGATCCAGAAAGATTTGGCCCTAAAGGGAAACCTCGAGGGTGTTGAGCTTTTGATTTTTGCCTCCAACCATCTTCCTCGGGATTGCCAGC GCTGGAACATGTTATATTTCCTTTGGGGTGTATTCCGAGGAAGAAAACAGAGTTGCTCTAATCCACTCAAGGGTAAAGTGTGCAGTGCCATTCAAAAGGAGAAGGCATTATCTGTATCATATGGAGATTGTGGAGCGGATGAAGAAACCGAGGAAGGAGAGATAGGTCTTAGCCCACAATTGAAGGATGAGAAGACGTCAG GGCCTAGGACAGTGAATTCCTCCGATCTGAAGCAGAAAGTGGACTTGGATAATCTCAATAAAGAAAGGTTGTGTGACGGTCCATTGAATAAAAAGCTGAAGACAGTTACAGGAGTAGAAAGTGGATGTAGTATTTTCAGGAGGGATACATTTGGCAATGAATTTGCTTCAAGAAAATCTTGTGCTGGTCCCTGCGAGGAGGAGAAAAAGATCATCAAGAAGAATCCTGATGCAACGGAAAGGATTGTGTTCCCTTTAGAACTGAATGatggaaaagaagatgatgatgaaatgaCAGACAATATCCCAGAGCACTTGGCAGTGACAACAACAAATGGAGAGGAGTAA